Proteins encoded in a region of the Benincasa hispida cultivar B227 chromosome 2, ASM972705v1, whole genome shotgun sequence genome:
- the LOC120071193 gene encoding mucin-2 isoform X1: MILELGIRRWRTALCRKAPWRNIKQMIDGRSHLVVEENGSTELQWKFTELGRTTIHDATTNSPTTLDTSTPTIITVPSTNPVTVTPSSPVATPVSIPLTTPITVPANSPVPLTNPVAPPVTVPGVQPITNPVTTYPAPTGGAPGLTPATNPVPVSPPATTNAPVIPGQSWCVARSGASQMALQSALDYACGTGAADCSQIQQGGSCYNPNTLENHASFAFNSYFQKNPSSTSCDFGGSAMVTNSNPSTGSCIYPSSSSSATPASMTPSVPTPTPTTTAPITVSPTTVTNPTTSSPLGNGMPENGSPPGVFNTDNPASSIGSTTGFGTEIPPSSSTSISMAAGLRPFTCCIILTISLITRLIITLDW; the protein is encoded by the exons ATGATTCTGGAATTGGGTATCAGAAGGTGGCGTACGGCTTTATGCAGGAAAGCCCCATGGAGAAATATAAAACAGATGATTGACG GTAGGTCGCATTTGGTAGTGGAAGAAAATGGTTCCACGGAGTTGCAATGGAAGTTCACTGAACTTGGTCGGACTACAATTCACGATGCCACAACAAATTCTCCGACAACCCTGGACACCTCCACGCCGACAATCATCACCGTTCCCTCGACCAACCCTGTCACTGTCACTCCGTCGAGCCCTGTTGCCACGCCGGTGTCCATTCCTTTGACGACACCCATCACAGTTCCGGCTAACTCTCCGGTGCCGCTCACCAATCCGGTTGCGCCGCCGGTTACTGTCCCCGGAGTACAGCCCATAACGAACCCTGTGACCACTTATCCAGCTCCGACAGGTGGCGCTCCAGGGTTAACACCCGCCACAAACCCAGTTCCGGTGTCTCCTCCGGCGACGACGAACGCACCGGTAATTCCAGGACAAAGCTGGTGCGTGGCCAGGTCCGGCGCTTCGCAGATGGCTCTTCAGTCGGCGTTGGACTACGCCTGTGGCACTGGAGCGGCCGACTGTTCTCAAATCCAGCAAGGTGGAAGCTGTTACAACCCAAATACACTTGAAAATCACGCTTCTTTTGCATTCAATAGCTATTTTCAGAAGAATCCTTCCTCTACAAGCTGCGACTTTGGAGGATCTGCAATGGTTACCAACTCCAATCCAA GCACTGGCTCTTGCATTTACCCATCATCATCTTCCTCTGCGACGCCGGCATCCATGACGCCGTCGGTTCCAACGCCGACACCAACAACAACAGCGCCGATCACCGTCTCACCAACTACAGTTACGAACCCAACAACGTCTTCACCCTTAGGGAACGGCATGCCAGA AAATGGAAGTCCTCCTGGAGTGTTTAACACAGACAATCCAGCTTCGAGCATAGGCAGCACAACAGGGTTCGGAACTGAGATTCCTCCAAGCTCAAGCACCTCAATATCCATGGCGGCTGGATTGAGACCCTTTACTTGTTGCATCATTCTGACCATTTCCTTGATCACTCGCCTAATAATCACTCTGGACTGGTAA
- the LOC120071193 gene encoding mucin-2 isoform X2, translating into MAQTASKCFFFSILSLLAICSSGRSHLVVEENGSTELQWKFTELGRTTIHDATTNSPTTLDTSTPTIITVPSTNPVTVTPSSPVATPVSIPLTTPITVPANSPVPLTNPVAPPVTVPGVQPITNPVTTYPAPTGGAPGLTPATNPVPVSPPATTNAPVIPGQSWCVARSGASQMALQSALDYACGTGAADCSQIQQGGSCYNPNTLENHASFAFNSYFQKNPSSTSCDFGGSAMVTNSNPSTGSCIYPSSSSSATPASMTPSVPTPTPTTTAPITVSPTTVTNPTTSSPLGNGMPENGSPPGVFNTDNPASSIGSTTGFGTEIPPSSSTSISMAAGLRPFTCCIILTISLITRLIITLDW; encoded by the exons ATGGCCCAAACAGCTTCCAAATGCTTCTTCTTTTCCATTCTGTCTCTCCTCGCCATCTGCTCTTCTG GTAGGTCGCATTTGGTAGTGGAAGAAAATGGTTCCACGGAGTTGCAATGGAAGTTCACTGAACTTGGTCGGACTACAATTCACGATGCCACAACAAATTCTCCGACAACCCTGGACACCTCCACGCCGACAATCATCACCGTTCCCTCGACCAACCCTGTCACTGTCACTCCGTCGAGCCCTGTTGCCACGCCGGTGTCCATTCCTTTGACGACACCCATCACAGTTCCGGCTAACTCTCCGGTGCCGCTCACCAATCCGGTTGCGCCGCCGGTTACTGTCCCCGGAGTACAGCCCATAACGAACCCTGTGACCACTTATCCAGCTCCGACAGGTGGCGCTCCAGGGTTAACACCCGCCACAAACCCAGTTCCGGTGTCTCCTCCGGCGACGACGAACGCACCGGTAATTCCAGGACAAAGCTGGTGCGTGGCCAGGTCCGGCGCTTCGCAGATGGCTCTTCAGTCGGCGTTGGACTACGCCTGTGGCACTGGAGCGGCCGACTGTTCTCAAATCCAGCAAGGTGGAAGCTGTTACAACCCAAATACACTTGAAAATCACGCTTCTTTTGCATTCAATAGCTATTTTCAGAAGAATCCTTCCTCTACAAGCTGCGACTTTGGAGGATCTGCAATGGTTACCAACTCCAATCCAA GCACTGGCTCTTGCATTTACCCATCATCATCTTCCTCTGCGACGCCGGCATCCATGACGCCGTCGGTTCCAACGCCGACACCAACAACAACAGCGCCGATCACCGTCTCACCAACTACAGTTACGAACCCAACAACGTCTTCACCCTTAGGGAACGGCATGCCAGA AAATGGAAGTCCTCCTGGAGTGTTTAACACAGACAATCCAGCTTCGAGCATAGGCAGCACAACAGGGTTCGGAACTGAGATTCCTCCAAGCTCAAGCACCTCAATATCCATGGCGGCTGGATTGAGACCCTTTACTTGTTGCATCATTCTGACCATTTCCTTGATCACTCGCCTAATAATCACTCTGGACTGGTAA
- the LOC120070585 gene encoding uncharacterized protein LOC120070585 — translation MNHPHLPPPPSTPNPPTKMLKECGNCGSQGRWILHHVRIRGINRRLCTSCVLRLHPSSFCPSCFQFYDLSVSPHPVNRFTCSKCSSITHSHCVVNPACPDPQLLSSTTSSYLCPPCAKPNFSFFDLDSKPRISPKSIDRKTAVVLLCAAKIASASMGKAVIVARADAERKVREAAMARKRAREALEHVGFLLARERARRKEEASMEVSGSGNLVMKENERNRNLGSMVKVENPFEVPAVSTLNNTGSALTQRRESLNGFVRQMSMVKNEVAASMEEAVRQKNVEADRLQSNNNIGLNEKEKSGNENENGEVEHVQHDRIGGIVNTTK, via the coding sequence ATGAATCACCctcatcttcctcctccaccTTCCACCCCAAATCCCCCTACGAAAATGCTGAAGGAGTGTGGTAATTGCGGCTCTCAAGGTCGGTGGATTCTGCATCACGTTCGTATACGAGGCATTAATCGTCGGCTTTGCACTTCCTGCGTTCTTCGCCTTCATCCCAGTTCGTTTTGCCCTTCTTGTTTCCAGTTCTATGATCTTTCCGTGTCTCCTCATCCTGTCAATCGTTTCACTTGCTCGAAGTGTTCTTCTATTACACATTCTCACTGCGTTGTTAATCCGGCTTGTCCCGATCCTCAGCTTCTCTCGTCTACTACCTCCTCTTATCTCTGCCCTCCCTGCGCCAAACCCAATTTCTCTTTTTTCGATTTGGACTCTAAACCCCGGATTTCTCCTAAGTCTATTGACAGGAAGACCGCCGTCGTGTTGCTCTGTGCGGCTAAGATTGCCTCTGCTTCGATGGGGAAGGCTGTGATTGTGGCGCGAGCGGATGCGGAGAGGAAAGTGAGGGAGGCGGCTATGGCGAGGAAGAGAGCCAGAGAGGCTCTTGAGCATGTTGGTTTTCTTTTGGCTAGAGAAAGAGCTAGGCGTAAGGAGGAGGCGTCTATGGAGGTTTCAGGTTCTGGGAATTTGGTGATGAAGGAGAACGAGAGGAATAGGAACTTGGGTTCTATGGTGAAAGTGGAGAATCCTTTTGAGGTCCCTGCAGTTTCAACTTTGAACAACACTGGTAGTGCTTTAACTCAGAGGAGGGAGAGCTTAAATGGGTTTGTGAGACAGATGTCTATGGTGAAGAACGAGGTGGCTGCTTCCATGGAGGAAGCTGTAAGGCAGAAAAATGTTGAGGCTGACCGTTTACAGAGTAATAACAACATTGGTTTAAATGAGAAGGAGAAGTCTGGAAATGAGAATGAGAATGGCGAAGTTGAGCATGTGCAACATGATCGTATTGGAGGAATTGTTAATACCACAAAATAG